A window of the Helianthus annuus cultivar XRQ/B chromosome 4, HanXRQr2.0-SUNRISE, whole genome shotgun sequence genome harbors these coding sequences:
- the LOC110936689 gene encoding pathogenesis-related protein 1B: MVSFKLQYALICFLIIAIFHSTHAQNSQTDYLNAHNTARAQVGVGNMVWNTTLATFAQNYANRRIQDCNLVHSNGPYGENLAKGSGAFTGTAAVNLWVSEKQYYDRGTNTCASGRVCGHYTQVVWRNSRQLGCARVQCANGWWFIICNYSPRGNIIGQPPY; this comes from the coding sequence ATGGTATCATTCAAACTTCAGTATGCACTTATTTGTTTCTTAATTATTGCCATTTTTCATAGCACCCATGCACAAAACTCCCAAACTGACTACTTAAATGCTCACAATACGGCGCGTGCCCAAGTGGGTGTTGGAAACATGGTATGGAACACGACTCTAGCCACCTTTGCTCAGAACTATGCTAACCGAAGGATACAAGACTGCAATCTCGTGCACTCAAATGGACCTTATGGTGAGAATCTTGCCAAGGGTAGTGGTGCATTCACAGGTACCGCAGCTGTGAATTTATGGGTAAGTGAAAAACAATATTATGATCGTGGAACCAATACATGTGCTAGTGGAAGGGTTTGTGGACACTATACTCAAGTGGTGTGGCGTAATTCTAGACAACTCGGGTGTGCTAGGGTTCAGTGTGCCAATGGTTGGTGGTTCATTATCTGTAACTATTCTCCCCGTGGAAACATCATCGGCCAACCTCCTTACTAG